One segment of Nocardia farcinica DNA contains the following:
- a CDS encoding alpha/beta hydrolase, with product MSDITAASGARWRPDVLGADYEQHTIELGADPDGEGDIAATLVRHVPGSASEATDCAVLYVHGFTDYFFQRHLAEHFAARGHRFYALDLRKCGRSLRSGQSPHYVTDLAFYDAELDEALRIVRAETGAPVLLVAHSTGGLIVPLWLDRRNRAGGTAAAGVIGLVLNSPWFDLQGPSYYRTIGTPLIDALGRFRATSRLPGAGISTYGDSLHKSVAGEWDYNLDWKPLAGAPVRFGWLRAIRRGHFRLHQGLDVGVPSLILRSRLTKFLRKYGPAADVADTVLDVKQIQRWSGCLGDRTNIVPIDGARHDVFLSSEQPRAQAFAELDRWLDWLAEYRRAAASPETGA from the coding sequence GTGTCCGATATCACTGCGGCGAGCGGGGCGCGGTGGCGGCCGGACGTCCTTGGCGCGGACTACGAACAGCACACCATCGAGCTGGGCGCCGACCCCGACGGGGAAGGTGACATCGCGGCGACGCTGGTGCGGCACGTGCCGGGCTCGGCAAGCGAGGCCACCGACTGCGCCGTGCTCTACGTGCACGGGTTCACCGACTACTTCTTCCAACGCCACCTCGCCGAGCACTTCGCCGCGCGGGGGCACCGGTTCTATGCGCTTGACCTGCGCAAGTGCGGCCGCTCGCTGCGCTCCGGCCAGAGCCCGCACTACGTCACCGACCTGGCCTTCTATGACGCCGAACTGGACGAGGCGCTGCGCATCGTGCGCGCCGAGACGGGCGCGCCGGTGCTGCTGGTCGCGCACTCCACCGGCGGGTTGATCGTGCCGCTGTGGCTGGACCGGCGCAATCGGGCCGGGGGCACCGCCGCCGCCGGCGTGATCGGGCTGGTGCTCAACAGCCCCTGGTTCGATCTGCAGGGGCCCTCGTACTACCGCACCATCGGCACGCCGCTGATCGACGCGCTCGGCCGGTTCCGGGCCACCTCCCGGCTGCCCGGCGCGGGGATCAGCACCTACGGCGACAGCCTGCACAAGAGCGTGGCCGGGGAATGGGACTACAACCTGGACTGGAAGCCGCTGGCCGGTGCGCCGGTGCGGTTCGGCTGGCTGCGCGCGATCCGGCGCGGGCACTTCCGGCTGCACCAGGGCCTGGACGTGGGGGTGCCCTCGCTGATCCTGCGCTCACGGCTGACGAAGTTCCTGCGCAAGTACGGTCCCGCCGCCGACGTGGCCGACACGGTGCTCGATGTCAAGCAGATCCAGCGCTGGTCGGGCTGCCTGGGCGACCGCACCAACATCGTGCCGATCGACGGCGCCCGCCACGACGTGTTCCTGTCGTCGGAGCAGCCGCGGGCGCAGGCGTTCGCCGAGCTGGACCGGTGGCTGGACTGGCTCGCCGAATACCGGCGCGCGGCGGCCTCACCAGAGACTGGTGCGTAG